The DNA segment cctgaaatacttttaaaattacatttcatgacacaataacagtaatattttgaaaatgttgatccgaataaatggtggttaaactcaaccaatgctgcgtgaactcaaccaatcaggatgtttagcgccaaagtcccgcccccgaaagttcctgaactttgaaaaagtaccacctcgccagcagggactttctgaggggcatttttttacccggaactttatttagttcctggttcctgcggtggaaacacaccaagtaccagcccaaagtccctagttcctgtggtggaaacacggCTTAAGACTTTAGAGTTTTGGTTGGACATAAACCAGCAGTATTTCTGGCATGTAATTGTTTTCATGATTGTTCATCGATATCACTATAATGTATTTTGAGTTGAGGGGGTTGAATATTTCTGATTGCACCTGTAAATACATAGTATGGtgatcaaaatataaaacaacaacatataacaTTGTGCCctgaatgtaaaaatatgttcATATTCATTCTTGTTTATCTTTTTACCCTGGCCattgcaacattttttttgttcattttgtgaaaccacatttttaaatataaataactaacaatgtgtatttttaagagtaaagacaaaacaaataatacaaatatggtCTCACATTTCTCACATCTTATATTGTTTTCCTCCAAAATGAATGCACAACTGATTACTGAAATTGCTCTTTTTTTGTAGCACTCCACATTTCAGGGCCGTTTGATTTAACTCTTCACACTAAAGATGTGAAATTCTTTCTTTATCGTCTCATTTAAGACTTCTGTCAGATGAGAGTTACTACATGACTCCAGAGTGGTAGGAGTTTCAGACAGGAAACAGTTTGATGACATTCTCTCTTAAGTGAATCCTCAAGGAGTTAGCATCTATCTGAAACTCCACACTAATCACATATAAATGGCTTCTTATTGTTCTGAGCATTCATTAGCAAGATAtggatttattttcaaacttaacTTCTGCCGAAAGTTCCACACTGTTGGTAGGTAAAAGGGTCTCTTCAGTATGATTTCTCATCTGAACTTcagtgtgaattttcatgtgTCTGTTGAGAATCTCTTTTTGAGTGAAGCCCTTTCCACACTGTTTGCAgatgaaaggcttctctccagtatgaatttGTGTGTGGTAATTAAGGTTTCTTTTTCGGGTGAATCCTTTCCCACACTGTTGACAGTTGAAAGGGCTCTTTCCAGTGTGAGCTCTCATATGGACTTTAAAGTTTCCATGTTGatcaaaactctttccacactgaagacacttgtaaggcttttctccagtgtgaattctcatatggactttaaAGTTTCCATGTTGatcaaaactctttccacactgagggcacttgtaaggcttttctccagtgtgaattcgcATATGCCTGTTAAGGCTTCCTTTTTGAGTGAAACTTAGTCCACACTGCTGGCAGGTGAAATGGCTTTCTCCAGTGTGTATGCTCATGTGATAATTAAGGTTTCCTTTTCGTTTGAAAcattttccacactgttggcaggtaaaAGGCCTTTCTCCTGTATGAACTTTCATGTGAATTTTAAGGTTTCTATGTTGATGAaaaccctttccacactgagggcatgtGTAAGGCTTCTCCCCAGTCTGAATTTTCTTGTCCACATTCAGTAACCCTTTTTGAGTGAAACTTACTCCACACTGTTGGCTGGTGAAAGGGTTTTCTCTGGTGTGAATTTTCATGTGGACTTCAAGCTTTTCATTTTGatcaaaactctttccacactgagagcatgTGTAAGGCTTCTCCACAGTCTGATTTTTCTTGTCCATATGGAGAATCTTATTTTGCGTGAAACTTACTCCACACTGTTGGCTGGTGGAAAGGTTTTCTTCGGCGTGAATTGTCATGTGTTTTTCAAACTCTTCATTTTGAGTGAAATTCTTTCCACACTGATGGCATGTGTAAAGCTTTTCCTCCCTGgagtgaattctcatgtgatACTTAAGGGTTCCTTTTCGTTTAAAAtgctttccacactgttggcaggtaaaAGGCTTTTCTCCTGTATGAATACTCATGTGGAGTTTAAGGTTTCCACGCTGatgaaaactctttccacactgaagacatgtgtaaggcttctctccagtgtgaattctcatatgCCTGTTGAGAATCCATTTCTTGCTGAAACTTTCTCCACACTGTTGACAGGTGAAAAAGTTTTCTCCAACGTGATTTCTCATGTGTACTTGAAGCTTTTCATTTTGATCAAaagtctttccacactgttggcaggtaaaAGGCTTTTCTCCTGTATGAATACTCATGTGGAGTTTAAGGTTTCCGTGCTGATGAAATCTCTTTCCACACCGAAGACAcatgtaaggcttctctccagtgtgaattctcatatgCCTGTTGAGAATCCATTTCTTGCTGAAACTTACTCCACACTGTTGACAGGTAAAATGGCTTTCTCCTGTATGAATTTTCATGTGGACTTTGAAGTTTCCATATTGATccaaactttttccacactgaagacacttgtagggtttctctccagtgtgacttCTCATGTGGACTTTAAGATTTCCAAACTgaatgaaactctttccacactgagggcatgagtaaggtttctctccagtgtgaattctcatgtgcctGTTGAGGCTTCCTTTTTGAGTGAAAAGCTTTCCACACTGACAGCAGGTTAAACAACTTCTAGTTCCTATCCCTTTTTTAACTCTTTTTCGTGAGAAAGTCTTTGTAGTCTGTGAGCAATTAAAAGGTTTTTCTTCAAAACTGAAATcatgactctcattctgatgatCTTTCTCTTCCATTTCATTCAGCACTTCATTCTCCTCTTTAAAAGATGTCAGGTCTAaggtgcaaaaaaagaaaaacaaagaaaacaaatattttaaacaagtaCAACTTAATAAAACGTGTTATACATCTTTCTACAGACCAAGGTACTGAAAGTGGTGTAGCATGTAatttcaaaaccttttttaaacattgtttcagTATTTTGTAACTGATTGTATTGTATCTTCCATGTTTAGCATATTTGATGCACACTTTTGTAACAAATCATATACTGTGTACATTTATATACTGTGTACATTTATCTGCCATCAGAGTATCTAAGACGTTGTCAAAGCATTACATTTTTACCTTTATGTTTGGCAGGACattgtttttactgttaaaatcacgtttcgtttttttttttgtaatggtctataagaaaaaaatcataaacaccTAGAATGGCTTGAGTGTTGATAAATCTTGGGGTAATTttcaatttttgtgtgaactatgttTTTTACTGCCATTAGAATGTGAAGACACTTTCTACCagtataacaaaacatttttttttttttaatcaaataagctACTTCgcctttaaacaaacacacctgattcaactcatctgCTCAGTGGACTTCTAACATGGGAGTAGTCACGAAAAGGATTAGGAAAagctaagcccctttcacactgcacattggtGGGTTCCCGGAAAATTGCCGGATCGCCTTCTGTGAGAATGCAAACACATCCCTGGATTAATCCCTGGTCGGGGATCTAGTAACCAAGttacattgccgggttcagtcctggaacaagctctgtatgaacaaaagccagaactaatgccgtaaagggtgtgtcgtagtgatgacgcatgttATTCACCAGTAAAATGttgagtgccacaaggatccgtcctaggtccccttctactTTTCATATACATGTTGCCCATTgctaatattattagaaaatacgggattagtttccactgttatggtgatgatactcagctatatatctcaaccagaacagatgaaacttctaaattatctaagctaacagagtgtgttaaaaatgtttggATGAAAAAGAtttgatgaccaataattttctcctattaaattcggataagacggaaatgttaattattggaccaaaaaaacactacacagaatcttgtagattacaatctgcaactagacggatgtactgttacttcctctacagtcagaaatctgggtgttatattagacagcaactctTGAAAATcagtcttttgaaaatcatatttccattgttacaaaaactgcactcttccatcttagaaacattgccaagctacgaaacatgttatctgtttctgatgcagaaaagctagttcatgcattcatgacctctagactggactattgtaatgcacttctaggtggttgtcctgcttcgtcaataaacaagctacaggtagtccaaaatgcagcagctagtgtccttaccaggtcaagaaaatatgatcatattaccccaatttaacagtctctgcactggctacctattaagttctgtatcagttacaaattatcattacttacctataaggccctaaatggtttagctcctgcatacctaactagccttctaccacattACAttcccatcatgctccctaaggtcacaaaatactggacttttggtagttcctaggatagcaaagtccactaaaggaggtagagctttttcacatttggctctcaaactctggaatagccttcctgataatgttcggggttcagactagaggtcttcacagtgcacccgagacccgtcgacctAGGACCTGTAAGGGTTCGAGTCTATATTTGAAATGATCAGCCGGGTACGGGttgggtccgaatctattacttcgggtcccgggtctgtttaacattgtgtgtaatacccgtgcgatcggagtcatcggactcggagaacacCCGGCCGTGATCAGACACTGCTTGTGTTTCTTGTAACTTGCAACTAggaaaattaggaaaagaaaagtgtgagccaaagaaagaaagaaaaaaagcgtctctctctctctctgcagttaGAAGCAGAGTGCGCAGACTCAGAGTTAATGCAAGGGCACGCACTGTAATAATGCTTGCACTcttgacacactcatatttaatatatttcaaatcagcaacaagatctgaggtgaactgtcacattaaTGTTTTCGATGCATATTTCAGATTGATCcggctagcacgcatgtgcagtctctCGAGCGTgtgtcatgtttctatggcaattAGTGAGGGACAAACCGCGCTTTACATGTTctaccatttttataataatataaatgaaccatttaatcttaaagttttagtggtcagattcagactcgatgccgAGCAGAGAGTATAgagatgatagcaaataaataaggTCAGCGGCCGTGGCACTGAACGAGcaatcgttattatagttcaaaagggcaaacagtctaagttattatgcgagttgacccgagtcagaatgtacatgtgcacagttgcatttgtcatccgtcaccgtgacatcaagtggactagtgttgtcaaaagacctggtacttcggtactaaaaaaatttaaatttgacggtaccaggtttctatAAGAACCGGTAGTACCgagtagaggtcgaccgatttatCAGGccgatatttgtaatttttgaatatatcggcatcggccgatatccgtgttttgtagcgccgatttaaagtcaggcacgtcggcgggcagccccgtgttattggtgcggtggaaagtgctTTACTGATAGCACTGttcctcacacatgcaaagagggagagagagcgagagtcttaccacgctgaatcgacacgctataaactattctttgttgtctccTCCTGTCAAAAATAATGGAGttaatttacaattattcatattcatttttgaaCAAGCAGTTCGAAATCAGTGGCGGTTCTAGGATTTTTCTGTAACAGGGGCCAATAAGGGGCCACATGTTATTCAGGGGCCAAGTACAGGGTACATTCaagcacacaaaataatttattcagtacACAACTTATTCACTTTGTACAATTCAGAACATCATTCCACACTTCGACATGGCGAGCGGCGGTGAAGTGAGGCAGTACGAGGAAGCGCCGGCATCTTTCAAATCTGTGGTGTGGAGACATTTCCGAGCAGTTGAGTATAATTCAGAGGAAGAAAAAACgctaaacaaaaaaattactgttTGCAATCATTGTTTTACATGTGTAGCCTACTAAAACGGAAACACTTGCAACATGACTGCACATCTGTGGACCATCACCCAGCAATATCACTGTCTGAAGACAGGATAGCAGAGCAGCTAATAAAGTCCTCCTAAAACACTGTTGTGATTGAGAGAACCTTCTCCACTGCCGGGGACACTGTAAGTGTAAAACACTCTCGCCTTGCTGCAGGCTTATCTTCATACAGAAGAACCTCAAAATACAGGAATAGATAGCTGACCTACGTGAAATGGCACTTTACATTCTGAATGAAGGATACTGTACTGGAGTACTGTTACGTTTAATCAAGATGGTATATTTATGTTTACTGAAGTACGTGtatgtttatttgaaatgatCAATTTATGTTTACTAAGTTTActatgtttattttcaaaatttagGAATTTATGTGTTAGAATAAATGTTATACAATACACTAGAAATTAGTAGACTTTTCTTtgctttaaaagtaaaatataggAGTATTGCAATAAATGGTTTTTATTACTCTTATGTGTCCAGCCATCAGAACCGAACAGAACTGAAAACTGTGGTTAAaaatagagcccgaccgatatggatttttgggggccgatgtcgatattaactcgaaaagagccgatttataagccgatattttgattttgaaaataaactggatattagacccatttcctataaactgcacttacacaacattcaatagcaaaatatccgCCTGTTcgatgtatgtgggctgtataaaccattttccagaagggatttatgtataaaaaaaaaaaaaaaaaaaaaaaaaaaaaaaacacgccttagattacggtctccatcactaaacaattgcacatcaaaagtacatattttttaatgatcaaaaaacagtctggttttaaacatttaacacttttactttcttccagttgaagctggttttaacagtctgtgtgtgtactgtaaataaattataatactaaagttaaagtatttgctgaagtagtcccacacttcgctgctacagcattcacctttttcagccatctgtaggcagaaagagagacagagaaagaataagcatgtgtattaatgatataaccatgtatcattactcatgtcatcattagaattataataataataataataataaacagggatctcctacataggcaaaaatgagaaatatatatatattttttttttatttgtcaagcaataggtattacctacttatatttaactatattatttcaacatttccctgttatgtctgtaaagctgctttgaaacaatatgtaaaaaaaaaaaaaaaaaaaaaaagcgcgtgttcagctcacatttatttacatgtcccctctggtttaatcatttctgacgcacctactgtagttactgtaactacattatatttgctctcacagacacattcacaaagGACCcatatatcttctcctcttctctttgtgcagtctgaatcaaaacatcgtcaTGCGCTGGCAAACGTAAAGTTATCCTACTGTTAccggaagattacggaatcaattcgaagttgaatggttaacgttagtgccatgaacacaccgctgtcaattttgagaagaaccaccttcaaacaagttaatagcaagcatttaaggggcctgctaaaaaggaaactatattagcgttagagtaacgtaaccagcctgaattcaccaaattgaattgggtagcctcttcttccttgcttctctcttaattctcatcagcgggactagcgctatcgctcacttcttacaacgggacagatacatgtttgctgctgaccgaaaggaggaacaacagactatgaaagagctcccgctaaaagtttttaaaactccgccaacGCCATAGCgcagtgcagcgcaaatcgcgttgtatctgaagggcaacgctgaaccCAGCGGCAAGCGCCGTatataccgcgtcctgtgtgaaaggaccATTACGCGGTctttatgtgggaaacacaccgcaatagaataagacTAAGTTAAatgctaacgttatagtttgacctcttattaacgttcgcgctcttccactgataaacatggtattagctttgtggctaatcttaTCTAGCAATGCATTATCAGCTGTAAGTGATgttgcagaatatttagaagtgataatgataggacctttagctagaactaccacaccgtttttatatacagtgtatgaactaaatctacaatcatttcacatgacgaacgacagactcacctgggtggcttggctgatcgctttcttctttgtggatttctggcgctgttgtcaactctggagttgcagaccgccctctggtgggcaaactatgcaacactcataacatgagtgaagcattaGACTCcgtttttcatgtttcatgtttataaacgccgatgccgatttaaatgcaattagctcatatcggttAAAAACCAaggtattaggggtgtaacggttcacaaaattcacggttcggttcgatacgatacactgatgtcacggttcggttcggttcggtacgttttagatacagcaaaatgcaaaaacatctcaacttttcagaatgccgcaagcgcaccgcgggtcatgtgacaagaactaaccaatcagcttcatcctttcccataacaacgttgaaaactcagccaagatgaaggaacagctgattatagttgtatatggattgcaattttgaaataaatttagtagcagagctactgcaagcgatttttagagctgcaaatccatttatccttcgctgaaatttccgcgtctcatggagagagcacgtcattgttgcttggcaaagacagacgcctcatgagcgcttctgcccgagcgctttggaaaggaggagaaagacgcgcttagcgttttccatgcgtttttaggcacgatatgtgaacggaccctaaggcgctcgctcactcagcacgcgctgaaggctcattgcaaaatgtctaatgcatttaacagaccagaaatataagatcctaaaataaccaacaggtctggtgtttgggtgcactttggattccctgtaagctataatactggtgtctaaatgctgcaggcatagtttgttgcgtgcatgtttctcctttttttcgtcttttcccagatactgacacaataaggtgatgtcggcgtaaatgagttgacatgtttcaagtattcacgctggtgttttttttttttttaaagcaatgaagcaaccgcgcgaagccctcactatataggattttagaaagaatgcagagcactagtgtagtgtgcaaacttaccacagtgtggatttcagaaagtgtgcaaagacttcacgtgcacacttaccataacatggatttacaaataatgttctaaggaggggctctcatgtcactctgatcgagcagctcatagatggaatcatgcatctcaaacaatatgtttgagagtcatcttctttttctagtctgttaaacgcattggccattttgcaacgagccttcagcgcgtactgagtgagcgagcgcctgactgagtcataacataacataaacataagttggtgtttttttcttcttcgggagtgtcaggggcgttgcctgttacgtcgtttgggttattgggctaccttgttgaacgcatatcattatatttctctttttttttttcaaatataattaattagtccaacgaaccgttcggtatgcataatgcgtaccgcgtaccgaaccgaaagcgtcgtaccgaacggttcaatacgaatacgcgtatcgttacacccctacaagGTATGTATTGAACCGTGGGCTAACTGTATTGTTGCATCCCTAGTTGTTACATATTCATTTTGAGTTTTGTAGctgattttttgggggggattattattattattattattatattattgtgtgctgttattcaagttaaaaatgattctttttaattcattttaatttcattttaattagtggtgggccgttatcggcattaacgtgctgcgttaacgcgagactcttatcgggcgataaaaacattattgccgttaatctattctcaaagttgggttgggagctgggtctatactaagcaagctatgatgactttcaccttgatattttatataactgactcgctgaggccagcctaaaaagatgctcaggacagttgacgggccactgctgcgcatcgtcacgaaagcttatctttttcacatgatTTTAAGCCTtgccgcttgtcgatttaaactttaaagcatccaaacacaagacgcggaaaagctgaacaaaGTTACTGGTGTTCGGtgcgaa comes from the Carassius auratus strain Wakin chromosome 4, ASM336829v1, whole genome shotgun sequence genome and includes:
- the LOC113066037 gene encoding oocyte zinc finger protein XlCOF6-like isoform X1, yielding MAFIKEESEDFRIEEVFSVKLEDFQKQTDLTSFKEENEVLNEMEEKDHQNESHDFSFEEKPFNCSQTTKTFSRKRVKKGIGTRSCLTCCQCGKLFTQKGSLNRHMRIHTGEKPYSCPQCGKSFIQFGNLKVHMRSHTGEKPYKCLQCGKSLDQYGNFKVHMKIHTGESHFTCQQCGVSFSKKWILNRHMRIHTGEKPYMCLRCGKRFHQHGNLKLHMSIHTGEKPFTCQQCGKTFDQNEKLQVHMRNHVGENFFTCQQCGESFSKKWILNRHMRIHTGEKPYTCLQCGKSFHQRGNLKLHMSIHTGEKPFTCQQCGKHFKRKGTLKYHMRIHSREEKLYTCHQCGKNFTQNEEFEKHMTIHAEENLSTSQQCGVSFTQNKILHMDKKNQTVEKPYTCSQCGKSFDQNEKLEVHMKIHTRENPFTSQQCGVSFTQKGLLNVDKKIQTGEKPYTCPQCGKGFHQHRNLKIHMKVHTGERPFTCQQCGKCFKRKGNLNYHMSIHTGESHFTCQQCGLSFTQKGSLNRHMRIHTGEKPYKCPQCGKSFDQHGNFKVHMRIHTGEKPYKCLQCGKSFDQHGNFKVHMRAHTGKSPFNCQQCGKGFTRKRNLNYHTQIHTGEKPFICKQCGKGFTQKEILNRHMKIHTEVQMRNHTEETLLPTNSVELSAEVKFENKSISC
- the LOC113066037 gene encoding gastrula zinc finger protein XlCGF57.1-like isoform X2, which translates into the protein MEEKDHQNESHDFSFEEKPFNCSQTTKTFSRKRVKKGIGTRSCLTCCQCGKLFTQKGSLNRHMRIHTGEKPYSCPQCGKSFIQFGNLKVHMRSHTGEKPYKCLQCGKSLDQYGNFKVHMKIHTGESHFTCQQCGVSFSKKWILNRHMRIHTGEKPYMCLRCGKRFHQHGNLKLHMSIHTGEKPFTCQQCGKTFDQNEKLQVHMRNHVGENFFTCQQCGESFSKKWILNRHMRIHTGEKPYTCLQCGKSFHQRGNLKLHMSIHTGEKPFTCQQCGKHFKRKGTLKYHMRIHSREEKLYTCHQCGKNFTQNEEFEKHMTIHAEENLSTSQQCGVSFTQNKILHMDKKNQTVEKPYTCSQCGKSFDQNEKLEVHMKIHTRENPFTSQQCGVSFTQKGLLNVDKKIQTGEKPYTCPQCGKGFHQHRNLKIHMKVHTGERPFTCQQCGKCFKRKGNLNYHMSIHTGESHFTCQQCGLSFTQKGSLNRHMRIHTGEKPYKCPQCGKSFDQHGNFKVHMRIHTGEKPYKCLQCGKSFDQHGNFKVHMRAHTGKSPFNCQQCGKGFTRKRNLNYHTQIHTGEKPFICKQCGKGFTQKEILNRHMKIHTEVQMRNHTEETLLPTNSVELSAEVKFENKSISC